One window from the genome of Anopheles merus strain MAF chromosome 3R, AmerM5.1, whole genome shotgun sequence encodes:
- the LOC121595568 gene encoding ionotropic receptor 75a-like, which yields MLTRLTVGVHHRTTDRLLVDFVTLKRCHHAIIFDCHSSAFDRAQVLKVSHNSSTLVRFVDIAANSTPSNVVRALFTPRQHAKLCAVLDFACPGAPQLLEEVSKHRYMNNTVSWLLLSRNTAADRGELLPRVLWNTAGIQINSDLVTAIETTDHRGVFNLFDIYSKGRHLCKDIFQTLLGTWSADGGFRLTPNYSPYKIRQNFNFLQLRGVTVIDRENVTSDKVDQLLGEPGLTKGIVAFVKYHYALLVVLRDFHNFTIKFRPTRGWAGRLRSGYRLGLLGVVQRHETDVAATGIIMRLSRQPELDSIHYSWAFETGFIYKITPDIGSKSEGNGFVAPFSLPVWVALLLTLALSVLVLQYLARLSAAERNTRATMAYVLDVMACVAQQGVPNVSRLVPARVAVIVLLVANLVLYNYYTSTVVSGLLSSQMIGPETIAQVIDSPLQLSLTDTGYHRILLREQTLPYSTRMHERKALPPRSPNDLPLFTDVEHAVPYLRRGGHVLHCELTEVYPAIANQFTANEICELRTVEGLYRYDIRVMAFVLPKHSMYSELFKITLMRAQETGIVKRIYRIHKIAKPICQGSATVYSVELTEVSLAFIILGGCKRRQKTRWLVQAVVARIMPAR from the exons ATGTTGACTAGGCTTACAGTAGGAGTGCATCACCGCACTACTGACCGTTTGTTGGTGGATTTTGTTACACTCAAACGCTGCCACCATGCCATCATTTTCGATTGCCACTCCTCTGCGTTCGATCGTGCCCAAGTGCTAAAAGTTTCCCACAATAGCAGCACGCTCGTTCGCTTTGTCGACATAGCCGCAAACAGCACGCCATCGAACGTAGTCCGAGCCTTGTTCACACCTCGCCAGCACGCCAAACTGTGCGCCGTGCTCGACTTTGCCTGCCCGGGAGCGCCGCAACTTCTGGAGGAA GTCTCCAAACATCGCTACATGAACAACACCGTCAGCTGGCTGCTACTATCTCGCAACACAGCAGCCGACCGTGGCGAGCTGCTGCCGAGAGTGCTCTGGAACACGGCCGGCATTCAGATTAACTCGGATCTTGTTACGGCCATTGAAACTACCGACCATCGAGGGGTGTTTAATCTGTTCGATATCTACTCCAAGGGTCGCCATCTTTGTAAAGATATCTTCCAAACGCTGCTGGGAACGTGGAGCGCTGACGGTGGCTTCCGCCTGACGCCCAACTACAGCCCGTACAAGATTCGGCAAAACTTTAACTTCCTGCAGCTCCGGGGAGTTACCGTG ATCGATCGAGAAAATGTAACATCGGACAAGGTCGATCAGCTGTTAGGTGAACCGGGACTGACCAAGGGCATCGTCGCGTTCGTTAAGTATCATTACGCGCTGCTGGTCGTGTTGCGAGATTTTCACAACTTCAC CATCAAATTTCGTCCAACGCGCGGCTGGGCCGGCCGCTTACGCTCCGGCTATCGGCTGGGGCTGCTCGGTGTGGTGCAGCGCCACGAAACGGATGTCGCCGCGACCGGTATCATCATGCGGCTGAGCCGCCAGCCGGAACTGGACTCGATCCACTACAGCTGGGCCTTCGA AACTGGTTTCATCTACAAAATCACACCGGACATTGGGAGCAAATCGGAAGGAAACGGTTTCGTTGCTCCATTTTCGCTCCCGGTCTGGGTGGCGCTGCTCCTAACGCTCGCCCTgtcggtgctggtgctgcagtATCTTGCCCGGCTGTCCGCGGCCGAGCGAAACACGCGCGCTACGATGGCGTACGTGCTGGACGTGATGGCGTGCGTCGCCCAGCAAGGTGTGCCGAACGTTTCGCGCCTGGTACCGGCGCGCGTCGCCGTGATCGTGCTGCTCGTCGCTAATTTGGTGCTGTACAACTACTACACCTCCACGGTGGTCAGCGGGCTGCTCAGCTCGCAGATGATTGGCCCGGAAACGATCGCGCAGGTGATCGACAGCCCGCTGCAACTGTCCCTGACCGACACGGGCTATCATCGGATACTGTTGCGG GAACAAACGCTACCGTACAGCACACGGATGCACGAGCGCAAAGCGTTGCCGCCACGGTCACCCAACGATCTGCCCCTGTTTACGGACGTCGAGCATGCGGTACCGTATCTGAGACGCGGCGGACACGTGCTGCACTGCGAGCTGACGGAGGTTTATCCCGCGATCGCCAATCAGTTCACCGCCAACGAGATATGCGAGCTGCGAACG GTTGAAGGATTGTACCGGTACGACATACGAGTGATGGCGTTCGTGCTGCCGAAACACAGCATGTACAGCGAGCTCTTCAAGATCAC CTTGATGCGGGCACAGGAAACGGGGATCGTAAAGCGGATTTATAGGATCCACAAAATAGCGAAACCAATCTGCCAAGGAAGTGCAACGGTCTACTCGGTGGAGCTGACGGAGGTTTCGCTAGCGTTTATTATATTGGGAGGTTGTAAAAGACGCCAAAAGACGCGGTGGCTGGTGCAGGCCGTGGTCGCTCGCATCATGCCGGCTCGCTAA